The following proteins are co-located in the Dietzia timorensis genome:
- the moaCB gene encoding bifunctional molybdenum cofactor biosynthesis protein MoaC/MoaB, producing the protein MAKHSKPEPQDTPEDAVENAGSAAGLTHTDAAGAVRMVDIDDKAVTSRTATATGVFVTTAEVIELVASDGMPKGDVLATARLAGINAAKHTWELVPLCHQIPLTGVKVELTPRGDRIEISATAKTTGKTGVEMEALTAVHVAALTLHDMVKAVDPAARAEDIKLAAKTGGRSGQWSRGADSGPASAALSKAVGALREFAAREPGEARTAVVLTSSTRGALGERKDKTGPKIADWLRGKGYDVAGPLLVADADVSVALREALAANPSVVLTTGGTGVAKDDRTPEAVAELLTREVPGVGEAMRAHGRANTPLADVSRSVTGFAGSTFVATLPGSRGGVADGLAVLDTVLEHLLMVSEAVGDASGAHEESTPSSRGKHGK; encoded by the coding sequence ATGGCCAAGCACTCCAAGCCCGAGCCCCAGGACACACCCGAGGACGCAGTGGAAAACGCAGGATCCGCCGCGGGCCTGACGCACACCGATGCCGCCGGCGCGGTGCGGATGGTCGACATCGACGATAAAGCCGTGACAAGTCGAACTGCCACCGCCACTGGCGTTTTCGTAACCACGGCCGAGGTTATCGAGCTCGTGGCGAGCGACGGAATGCCCAAGGGCGACGTCCTCGCCACCGCGAGGCTCGCGGGGATCAACGCGGCGAAGCACACGTGGGAACTCGTTCCGCTGTGCCACCAGATTCCGCTCACCGGCGTCAAGGTGGAGCTCACCCCGCGCGGGGATCGGATCGAGATCTCCGCGACGGCGAAGACCACGGGAAAGACGGGCGTGGAGATGGAGGCGCTCACGGCGGTGCACGTCGCCGCGTTGACGCTGCACGACATGGTCAAGGCTGTTGACCCGGCGGCGCGCGCGGAGGACATCAAGCTCGCCGCGAAGACGGGAGGCCGCTCCGGGCAGTGGTCGCGCGGCGCCGATTCGGGGCCTGCGAGCGCCGCACTCTCGAAGGCGGTCGGGGCGCTGCGCGAGTTCGCCGCCCGCGAGCCGGGCGAGGCGCGCACTGCGGTCGTGCTCACGTCCTCCACCCGAGGGGCGCTCGGCGAGCGCAAGGACAAAACGGGGCCGAAGATCGCGGACTGGCTGCGCGGCAAGGGGTATGACGTCGCAGGTCCCCTTCTCGTGGCCGACGCGGATGTCTCCGTCGCGCTGCGGGAGGCGCTCGCCGCGAATCCCTCTGTCGTGCTCACCACCGGCGGCACCGGTGTCGCGAAGGACGACCGGACGCCGGAGGCCGTAGCGGAGCTCCTCACTCGCGAGGTGCCGGGCGTCGGAGAGGCGATGCGCGCGCACGGGCGGGCGAACACCCCGCTTGCCGATGTATCCCGTTCGGTCACCGGTTTCGCCGGTTCTACTTTTGTCGCGACGCTCCCGGGTTCGCGCGGCGGGGTGGCCGATGGGCTCGCTGTGCTCGACACCGTGCTCGAGCATCTGCTCATGGTGTCCGAGGCCGTCGGGGATGCCTCCGGTGCGCACGAGGAGTCCACGCCGTCCTCGCGGGGTAAGCATGGGAAATAG
- a CDS encoding MFS transporter → MARSHVIENWNPEDTTAWEAGGEKIAKRNLLWSVVAEHVGFSVWSLWSVLVLFMPEDVYGLGAADKFLIAAAATATGAVLRLPYSLATAKFGGRNWTVFSAVVLLIPTGGALLLVLDPGHALWAYLLVAALSGFGGGNFASSMTNINAFFPQRLKGWALGLNAGGGNLGVPVVQLLGLLVIATVGNTRPEIVCAVYLVLLAVAGIGAALYMDNIDGRTADLKSLGAVMAYRDSWLISLLYIGTFGSFIGFSFAFGQVLQQHYLAGGDSPAQATLHAAQIAFLGPLLGSIARVYGGKWADRIGGGLVTAAAFVVMLACSVALAAVDSLPVVVALFIVLFIASGVGNGSVYKLIPDSFEAVSWKKVHDQSLEPGRRREFSQVSSGALIGVAGAIGGLGGVGINMVLRQSYLDTGDASSAFAFFAMYYVVAAVITLSFFTKVRRRTSTTQACDALTYGERAANAADPALVRQK, encoded by the coding sequence ATGGCGCGCTCACACGTGATCGAGAACTGGAATCCCGAGGACACGACGGCCTGGGAGGCGGGCGGCGAGAAGATCGCCAAACGGAACCTGCTGTGGTCGGTGGTCGCCGAGCACGTCGGGTTCTCGGTGTGGAGTTTGTGGTCGGTGCTCGTGCTGTTCATGCCCGAGGATGTCTACGGGCTCGGCGCGGCCGATAAATTCCTCATCGCCGCCGCCGCGACCGCGACCGGCGCGGTGCTCCGCCTGCCCTACAGCCTCGCCACGGCGAAGTTCGGCGGCCGTAACTGGACCGTGTTCTCCGCCGTCGTCCTTCTCATCCCCACCGGCGGCGCGTTGCTGCTCGTGCTCGACCCGGGCCACGCGCTGTGGGCGTACCTGCTCGTCGCCGCGCTCTCGGGCTTCGGCGGCGGGAACTTCGCGTCGTCGATGACCAACATCAACGCCTTCTTCCCGCAGCGCCTCAAGGGCTGGGCGCTCGGCCTCAACGCCGGCGGCGGCAACCTCGGCGTGCCCGTCGTGCAGCTGCTCGGCCTGCTCGTCATCGCCACCGTGGGCAATACGCGGCCGGAGATCGTGTGCGCGGTGTACCTCGTACTCCTAGCGGTCGCGGGCATCGGCGCCGCGCTGTACATGGACAACATCGACGGCCGCACCGCGGATCTCAAATCCCTCGGCGCGGTGATGGCCTACCGCGACTCCTGGCTCATCTCGCTGCTCTACATCGGCACCTTCGGCTCCTTTATCGGCTTCTCCTTCGCCTTCGGCCAGGTACTCCAGCAGCACTATCTCGCCGGCGGCGACAGCCCCGCGCAGGCGACGCTGCACGCCGCGCAGATCGCGTTCCTCGGCCCGCTCCTAGGCTCCATTGCCCGCGTGTACGGCGGCAAGTGGGCGGACCGGATCGGCGGTGGGCTCGTCACCGCCGCGGCGTTCGTCGTCATGCTCGCCTGCTCCGTCGCGCTCGCCGCCGTCGACTCGTTGCCGGTGGTCGTCGCGCTGTTCATCGTCTTGTTCATCGCCTCGGGTGTCGGCAACGGTTCGGTGTACAAGCTCATCCCGGACAGCTTCGAGGCGGTGTCGTGGAAGAAGGTCCACGACCAGAGCCTCGAACCGGGCCGCCGCCGAGAATTCTCGCAGGTCTCTTCGGGTGCGCTCATCGGCGTCGCCGGGGCGATCGGCGGACTGGGCGGCGTCGGCATCAACATGGTGCTGCGCCAGTCCTACCTGGACACCGGCGACGCCTCCTCGGCGTTCGCGTTCTTCGCGATGTACTACGTCGTGGCCGCGGTGATCACCCTGTCGTTCTTCACGAAGGTGCGCCGCCGCACGAGCACCACGCAGGCCTGCGACGCGCTCACCTACGGCGAACGGGCCGCGAATGCTGCCGATCCCGCCCTGGTGCGCCAGAAATGA
- a CDS encoding molybdopterin oxidoreductase family protein — protein sequence MTRTDTHCPYCALQCGMALSPTTPSQDDVGRRVPLEVTPLDFPTNRGRLCRKGWSSAQVLGVGDRLTTPLLRRGGKSGELAPATWGEAFDVIAEAVHRASAGGREPDRVGVFGGGGLTNEKAYMLGKFARLGLGTSQIDYNGRWCMSSAAAGAARCFGLDRGMPFPLADLDDAEAILLVGANPAETMPPMVTHLDTARESGGLMVVDPRRSATARLADEAGGVHLQNRPGTDAALAAGLLHIAVTRGWADRDYIRDRTSGFDDAWAVASQWLPERTEAVTGVGVPALRAAVERLATAARAGRGAYILTARGAEQSSRGTDTVATWIALALALGLPGRKRSGWGTITGQGNGQGGREHGQKCDQLPGYRKITDPAARAHVAAVWGVDPDAIPGPGRSAFELLDACGRDVAADGRPGVQMLFVHASNPVVSAPDAARVAERLDTLDTLVVADFVPSETAQLADVVLPVRQWAEEEGTVTNLEGRVLRRRRAAEPPAGTRDELEILRALAERLGRPAHWFPTDPAEVFDELARASAGGAADYSAISHARLDAGEALHWPCGADSPGGTPRLFLGSFATADGRAVFSLDVGAPDTFDTRVAERQVVLTTGRLLGHYQSGAQTRRVPELHRTDPEATATMHPDTATSFDLADGVMVRIRGRAGSIEARVLLDPTSRRDTVFVPFHFPGAGRANLATEASLDPHSRMPDFKVNNVTMEAI from the coding sequence ATGACCCGCACCGACACCCACTGTCCCTACTGTGCGCTGCAATGCGGGATGGCGCTGTCTCCCACAACCCCATCGCAGGATGACGTCGGACGCCGCGTCCCGCTCGAGGTCACCCCGCTCGACTTTCCCACCAATCGCGGCCGGCTGTGCCGCAAGGGCTGGTCGTCCGCCCAGGTCCTGGGCGTCGGCGATCGCCTGACGACCCCGCTGCTCCGGCGCGGCGGAAAGTCAGGCGAGCTCGCGCCCGCCACGTGGGGTGAGGCCTTCGACGTCATCGCCGAGGCGGTGCACCGGGCGAGCGCCGGCGGCCGCGAACCCGACCGGGTCGGCGTGTTCGGGGGCGGCGGGCTGACCAACGAGAAGGCGTACATGCTGGGCAAATTCGCCCGCCTCGGGCTGGGCACCTCGCAGATCGATTACAACGGCCGCTGGTGCATGTCCTCGGCGGCCGCGGGCGCGGCGCGGTGTTTCGGCCTCGACCGCGGCATGCCGTTCCCGCTCGCCGATCTCGACGATGCCGAGGCCATTCTTCTCGTCGGCGCGAACCCGGCGGAAACGATGCCGCCGATGGTCACGCACCTGGATACCGCGCGAGAGTCCGGCGGGCTCATGGTCGTCGATCCCCGCCGCAGCGCGACCGCGCGCCTCGCGGACGAGGCCGGAGGGGTGCACCTGCAAAATCGTCCCGGAACCGACGCCGCGCTCGCCGCGGGGCTGCTGCACATCGCCGTCACCCGCGGATGGGCCGACCGCGACTACATCCGAGACCGCACCAGCGGTTTCGACGATGCGTGGGCCGTGGCCTCGCAGTGGCTGCCCGAGCGCACCGAGGCCGTGACCGGCGTCGGCGTGCCTGCGCTGCGCGCCGCGGTGGAGCGGCTCGCCACGGCCGCGCGGGCCGGGCGCGGGGCGTACATCCTCACCGCCCGCGGCGCGGAGCAGTCCTCCCGCGGCACCGACACGGTAGCCACGTGGATCGCGCTGGCACTCGCCCTCGGGCTGCCGGGCCGCAAGCGCTCGGGCTGGGGCACCATCACCGGACAGGGCAACGGCCAGGGCGGACGCGAGCACGGGCAGAAATGCGATCAGCTCCCCGGGTACCGCAAGATCACCGACCCCGCAGCACGCGCCCACGTCGCCGCGGTATGGGGAGTGGACCCGGACGCCATTCCCGGGCCGGGGCGCAGCGCGTTCGAGCTGCTCGACGCCTGCGGCCGCGATGTCGCCGCCGACGGGCGCCCCGGCGTTCAGATGCTCTTCGTGCACGCTTCGAACCCGGTCGTCTCGGCGCCGGACGCCGCCCGCGTCGCCGAACGGCTCGACACGCTCGACACGCTCGTCGTCGCCGACTTCGTGCCCTCGGAGACCGCGCAGCTCGCCGACGTCGTGCTGCCCGTGCGCCAGTGGGCCGAGGAGGAAGGCACCGTGACCAACCTCGAGGGGCGCGTGCTGCGCCGGCGCCGCGCCGCCGAGCCGCCCGCCGGCACCCGCGACGAACTCGAGATCCTCCGCGCGCTGGCCGAGCGCCTCGGCAGGCCGGCGCACTGGTTTCCCACCGACCCCGCGGAGGTGTTCGACGAGCTCGCCCGGGCCTCCGCCGGCGGCGCCGCGGACTACTCGGCGATCTCGCACGCCCGGCTCGATGCCGGCGAGGCGCTGCACTGGCCGTGCGGGGCCGATTCGCCCGGCGGGACCCCGCGGCTGTTCCTCGGCTCCTTCGCCACCGCCGACGGGCGCGCGGTGTTCTCTCTGGACGTGGGCGCGCCCGACACGTTCGACACCCGCGTCGCCGAGCGCCAGGTCGTGCTCACCACCGGGCGGCTGCTCGGGCATTACCAGTCCGGCGCGCAGACCCGCCGCGTTCCCGAACTCCACCGCACCGACCCCGAGGCCACCGCGACGATGCACCCGGACACCGCCACCAGCTTCGACCTCGCCGACGGGGTGATGGTGCGGATCCGCGGGCGCGCCGGATCGATCGAGGCGCGCGTCCTCCTCGATCCCACCTCGCGCCGCGACACCGTGTTCGTGCCCTTCCACTTTCCCGGCGCCGGGCGCGCGAACCTCGCCACCGAGGCGAGTCTCGACCCCCACAGCCGGATGCCCGATTTCAAGGTCAACAACGTCACGATGGAGGCGATCTGA
- a CDS encoding oxidoreductase has product MATQRWTEADIVAQTGRTFVVTGANSGLGLHSTKALTGAGARVIMACRNTEKAEAAREELPADSRKLAEVHELDLGDLRSVDSFVSGIEDRGVDVLINNAGVMDIPLGRTAQGFEEQFGVNVLGHFALTSQLEHKITDRVVWLGSLMHQLGWINLDDLNYERRSYNSWLAYGQSKLACVMLAYEQQRRFVREGSTLRAVVAHPGYSATNLQSHSSNAVVRQIMKLGNSLPLLAQPPHRGALPELYAATVPDLPGGWYIGPDGPGEVQGFPRPVASNKRSYDVGVAEKLWDACAELVERR; this is encoded by the coding sequence ATGGCAACTCAACGCTGGACCGAAGCCGACATCGTCGCCCAGACCGGCCGCACCTTCGTCGTCACGGGCGCGAATTCGGGCCTGGGCCTGCACAGCACCAAGGCGCTCACTGGCGCGGGCGCGCGCGTCATCATGGCGTGCCGCAACACCGAGAAGGCCGAGGCGGCGCGCGAGGAGCTGCCCGCGGACTCGCGCAAGCTCGCCGAGGTCCACGAGCTCGACCTCGGCGATCTACGCTCGGTCGATTCGTTCGTGTCGGGCATCGAGGACCGCGGCGTCGACGTGCTCATCAACAACGCCGGCGTCATGGACATCCCGCTCGGGCGCACCGCGCAGGGCTTCGAGGAGCAGTTCGGCGTCAACGTGCTCGGCCATTTCGCGCTCACCTCGCAGCTCGAGCACAAGATCACCGACCGCGTCGTGTGGCTCGGCTCGCTCATGCACCAGCTCGGTTGGATCAACCTCGACGACCTCAATTACGAGCGGCGCTCCTACAATTCGTGGCTCGCCTACGGGCAGTCGAAGCTCGCGTGCGTCATGCTCGCCTACGAACAGCAGCGCCGTTTCGTGCGCGAGGGGTCAACGCTGCGCGCTGTCGTCGCGCACCCGGGTTATTCGGCGACCAACCTGCAGTCGCACAGCAGCAACGCGGTGGTGCGCCAGATCATGAAGCTCGGCAACTCGTTGCCGCTCCTCGCGCAGCCGCCTCACCGCGGCGCGCTGCCCGAGCTCTACGCGGCCACGGTCCCGGATCTGCCCGGCGGCTGGTACATCGGCCCCGACGGCCCGGGCGAGGTTCAGGGCTTCCCGCGCCCTGTCGCCTCGAATAAGCGCAGCTATGACGTCGGAGTTGCCGAAAAACTCTGGGACGCCTGCGCCGAGCTCGTCGAGCGGCGCTAG
- a CDS encoding FAD-dependent oxidoreductase: MSHRPRVIIVGGGMVGARCAEELRSRSRSLEIIVLGDEEHLAYNRVLLSTALAGSLAPSETELHSARWWRERDIDFRTSTSVQAVEAAARTVLVDGPAGPEQLPFDHLVLATGARSFLPPTLTTAHDVGHPEILGLRGRADCERVLAAARGARNIAVIGGGVLGVEIADALARNPDVAGRGARVSLLHPGDAPMDKQLGATPGAILARCVREQGVDLMLGARAAGVEEGGLRLGDGQFVPADLVVVSAGVRANTALAENAGVDVRRGIVIDERCSTSADGLWAAGDCAEFDGVPTGTLRPGWEQAEVVAHNICAQFGGAQEPRTVAHRREAVRLKIDALDVASFGRWCVEPFDWEPGGPDVTVLSDPAAGRYGKLVVESGRIVGGVLVGMDDVVGAVTQMFDSGAMAPLDRLAMLTGTESAGAGGGEPEPADMPGEHTVCQCNAVSKDALVRAHGEGACDVAAIAECTRATTGCGTCAGKVEKILGWLDAQDAHAREPATV; this comes from the coding sequence ATGTCCCACCGACCGCGGGTCATCATCGTCGGCGGCGGAATGGTCGGCGCCCGCTGCGCCGAGGAACTCCGCTCCCGCAGCCGCTCACTCGAGATCATCGTTCTCGGCGACGAGGAGCACCTCGCCTATAACCGCGTCCTGCTCTCCACCGCGCTCGCCGGCTCCCTGGCCCCGTCCGAGACTGAGCTCCACTCTGCGCGGTGGTGGCGCGAGCGCGACATCGACTTCCGCACCTCTACATCCGTGCAGGCCGTGGAAGCCGCCGCGCGCACCGTTCTCGTCGACGGCCCGGCCGGGCCCGAGCAGCTGCCGTTCGACCACCTCGTCCTCGCCACCGGCGCGCGCTCCTTCCTTCCGCCGACCCTCACCACCGCCCATGACGTCGGACATCCCGAAATCCTCGGCCTACGCGGACGCGCGGACTGCGAACGGGTGCTTGCGGCGGCGCGGGGCGCCCGGAACATCGCCGTCATCGGCGGGGGAGTGCTCGGCGTGGAGATAGCGGACGCGCTCGCGCGCAATCCGGACGTCGCGGGCCGCGGCGCGCGGGTGTCGCTGCTGCATCCCGGCGACGCGCCGATGGACAAGCAGCTCGGCGCAACACCGGGGGCGATCCTCGCCCGGTGCGTGCGCGAACAGGGCGTCGACCTGATGCTCGGCGCCCGCGCCGCCGGCGTCGAGGAAGGAGGGCTGCGCCTCGGCGACGGCCAGTTCGTGCCCGCCGATCTCGTCGTGGTGTCCGCGGGCGTGCGGGCGAATACCGCGCTCGCCGAGAATGCGGGTGTAGACGTGCGGCGCGGCATCGTCATCGACGAGCGCTGCTCCACCAGCGCGGATGGGCTGTGGGCAGCGGGGGACTGCGCCGAATTCGACGGGGTGCCCACGGGAACCTTGCGGCCGGGCTGGGAACAGGCGGAGGTCGTCGCCCACAACATCTGCGCGCAGTTCGGCGGCGCGCAGGAGCCGCGCACCGTCGCCCACCGGCGGGAGGCGGTGCGCCTGAAGATCGACGCGCTCGACGTCGCCTCCTTCGGGCGCTGGTGCGTCGAGCCCTTCGACTGGGAACCGGGTGGGCCGGACGTCACCGTGCTCTCCGACCCCGCGGCAGGACGCTACGGCAAGCTTGTCGTCGAGTCCGGAAGGATCGTCGGCGGCGTGCTCGTGGGGATGGACGACGTCGTCGGCGCCGTGACGCAGATGTTCGACTCCGGCGCGATGGCGCCGCTCGACAGGCTCGCGATGCTCACCGGCACCGAGTCGGCGGGCGCCGGCGGCGGCGAGCCCGAACCCGCGGACATGCCCGGCGAACACACGGTGTGCCAGTGCAACGCGGTGAGTAAGGACGCCCTGGTCCGCGCCCACGGCGAAGGCGCGTGCGACGTCGCCGCCATCGCCGAGTGCACCCGCGCGACGACGGGCTGCGGCACGTGCGCGGGGAAAGTGGAAAAGATCCTCGGCTGGCTGGACGCGCAGGACGCGCACGCACGCGAACCCGCCACGGTGTGA
- a CDS encoding molybdenum cofactor biosynthesis protein MoaE, whose protein sequence is MGNSVLLAEIRDEAIVPAEVEALVRAESVGATVCFTGLVRDHDRDLPGETVTSLEYSCHPSAPEFMAQVCGEIAEKFGVRVAAAHRVGTLAVGDVAVAAAVSSAHRGDSFEACRELIDRIKSEVPIWKRQYGAAGSAEWVRGTCTH, encoded by the coding sequence ATGGGAAATAGCGTCCTGCTTGCGGAGATCCGCGACGAGGCGATTGTCCCGGCGGAGGTCGAGGCGCTCGTGCGTGCCGAATCCGTGGGCGCGACAGTGTGTTTCACCGGGCTCGTGCGTGACCACGATCGCGACCTACCCGGCGAGACCGTGACCTCGCTGGAGTACTCCTGCCACCCGTCGGCACCGGAGTTCATGGCGCAGGTGTGCGGCGAGATCGCCGAGAAGTTCGGGGTTCGCGTGGCCGCGGCACATCGCGTCGGCACCCTCGCGGTCGGTGATGTCGCCGTCGCCGCCGCCGTGTCGAGCGCGCACCGGGGCGATTCCTTCGAGGCGTGCCGCGAGCTCATCGACCGCATCAAGTCCGAGGTGCCGATCTGGAAGCGGCAGTACGGCGCGGCCGGCTCGGCAGAATGGGTCCGCGGCACCTGCACGCACTGA
- a CDS encoding TetR/AcrR family transcriptional regulator: MSTRRRGEDLENALFKAAWQELSESGYSGITFEAVASRAQTSRAVLYRRWADKGELVRDTIAHHFKLFAHNVPDTGTFRGDLIALLEQSNATREHMLTGIRVHLSGYYEATGQSPAELRKHVLGDGPDVLEVVYQRAIERGEVDPEKATRMVRKAPFAVLRSEIMSTRDRVPQNTLEEIVDTLVLPLVTPAHSTV, encoded by the coding sequence ATGTCCACTCGCCGGAGAGGGGAAGACCTCGAGAATGCGCTGTTCAAGGCCGCGTGGCAGGAGCTGAGTGAGTCAGGTTACTCGGGGATCACGTTCGAGGCGGTGGCCTCGAGAGCACAGACTTCGCGTGCCGTCCTCTACAGGCGCTGGGCGGACAAGGGCGAGCTCGTGCGGGACACGATCGCCCACCACTTCAAGCTCTTCGCACACAACGTGCCCGACACCGGTACTTTTCGCGGGGACCTCATCGCGTTGCTCGAGCAGTCGAACGCGACGCGGGAGCACATGCTCACCGGAATCCGCGTGCATTTGAGTGGGTACTACGAGGCCACGGGTCAGAGCCCGGCCGAATTGCGTAAGCATGTGCTCGGCGACGGGCCAGACGTGCTTGAGGTGGTGTACCAACGAGCCATCGAGCGCGGGGAAGTGGACCCGGAGAAGGCGACCCGGATGGTGCGCAAGGCGCCGTTCGCGGTGCTCCGCAGCGAGATCATGAGCACCCGCGACAGGGTGCCGCAGAACACGCTCGAGGAAATCGTCGACACCCTCGTGCTTCCGCTGGTCACGCCGGCGCACAGCACGGTCTGA
- a CDS encoding MDR family MFS transporter, whose product MSSTPPDDGVLLEEAPGDPGADSTPHVNVAAVFIGLMATMLLASLNQTILATALPTIVGELHGVDQMTWVITGFILASTVVMPMYGRLSDLFGRRPVILTAIGLFMVGSVVGALANSIEILIVSRVIQGLGGGGLMILSQAAIADVVPARQRGKYMGAMGAVFAVSSVAGPLLGGWFTEGPGWRWAMWFNIPIGVLAIVLVSIFLNIPHVKSKNMPKLDYLGMALVAGATTTLVLVCTWGGTRYDWTSPTIIGLIIATIVLAVAFVRAESRAESPVIPLGLFSERNFVLCVLAAICVGMVMFGSLGYMPTYIQMVTGVSATMAGLLMTPMMGSMLIFSIGSGIIVSRTGRYKFFPVVGTVIMALGMFLLSNLHPESPRWELLGGLAVLGMGVGLSMQILTLVVQNTFPGAIVGTATASVNYFRQVGATVGSALVGAVFASRLTSLLADAMGGQAPAGGGDSHSLTPEMVNGLPAGAREAIVTAYNDALLPIFLWMAPLGIIAAIIMSFVKEHALKETVEKTVEPVGADA is encoded by the coding sequence ATGTCTTCCACTCCGCCTGATGACGGCGTGCTCCTGGAGGAGGCCCCCGGCGATCCCGGCGCCGACTCCACCCCGCACGTCAACGTAGCCGCCGTATTCATCGGCCTCATGGCCACGATGCTGCTGGCCTCCCTCAACCAGACGATTCTCGCTACCGCCCTGCCCACCATCGTCGGCGAGCTCCACGGCGTCGATCAGATGACGTGGGTCATCACCGGCTTTATTCTCGCCTCCACCGTCGTCATGCCGATGTATGGCCGGTTGTCCGACCTCTTCGGTCGCCGTCCGGTGATCCTCACCGCGATCGGGCTGTTCATGGTGGGCTCCGTGGTCGGCGCGCTCGCCAATTCGATCGAGATCCTCATCGTCTCTCGCGTCATCCAGGGCCTCGGTGGCGGCGGTCTGATGATTCTGTCGCAGGCCGCGATCGCCGACGTCGTCCCCGCCCGCCAGCGCGGCAAATACATGGGCGCCATGGGCGCGGTATTCGCCGTGTCCTCGGTCGCCGGCCCGCTGCTCGGCGGCTGGTTCACGGAGGGCCCGGGCTGGCGCTGGGCCATGTGGTTCAACATCCCGATCGGCGTGCTCGCCATCGTGCTGGTGTCGATCTTCCTCAACATCCCGCACGTCAAGTCGAAGAACATGCCAAAACTCGACTACCTCGGCATGGCACTCGTCGCCGGCGCGACCACGACCCTCGTGCTCGTGTGCACGTGGGGCGGCACCCGGTACGACTGGACGTCGCCGACCATCATCGGCCTCATCATCGCCACCATCGTGCTCGCGGTCGCGTTCGTCCGCGCCGAGTCCCGCGCCGAGAGCCCGGTCATCCCGCTCGGCCTGTTCTCCGAGCGCAACTTCGTGCTGTGCGTGCTCGCCGCGATCTGCGTGGGCATGGTGATGTTCGGTTCGCTCGGCTACATGCCGACCTACATCCAGATGGTCACCGGCGTCTCGGCGACGATGGCCGGCCTGCTCATGACCCCGATGATGGGCAGCATGCTCATCTTCTCGATCGGCTCGGGCATCATCGTCTCCCGCACCGGACGCTACAAGTTCTTCCCGGTCGTGGGCACCGTGATCATGGCGCTCGGCATGTTCCTGCTGTCGAACCTCCACCCGGAGTCCCCGCGCTGGGAGCTCCTCGGCGGGCTCGCCGTGCTGGGCATGGGCGTCGGTCTCTCGATGCAGATCCTCACGCTCGTCGTGCAGAACACCTTCCCGGGCGCGATCGTCGGCACGGCCACGGCCTCGGTCAACTACTTCCGTCAGGTCGGCGCCACGGTGGGCTCCGCGCTCGTCGGCGCTGTGTTCGCATCGCGTCTGACGTCGCTGCTCGCAGATGCCATGGGCGGCCAGGCGCCCGCCGGTGGCGGCGACTCGCATTCGCTGACCCCCGAGATGGTCAACGGCCTTCCGGCCGGGGCCCGCGAGGCGATCGTCACCGCATACAACGACGCCCTGTTGCCGATCTTCCTGTGGATGGCACCGCTGGGCATCATCGCGGCGATCATCATGTCCTTCGTCAAGGAGCATGCGCTCAAGGAGACGGTGGAGAAGACCGTCGAGCCGGTGGGCGCGGACGCCTAG